A region of the Atribacteraceae bacterium genome:
TAGACCGGATCGGGAGATCGATCCAGTGAAGAGAAAGGTCCTGATCACCAATGACGACGGGTACAAGAGCGAGGGCATCCGTGCGCTGGTTCGTGAATTCCGAGATATTGCCGACGTTCTGCTGGTAGCACCCAGTGAGGAGAAAAGCTGTTCCAGTCACAGTATCACTCCTCACCAGTCGATTGTCGCCCGGGAGATCGAAGTGGAAGGAGTCCAGGGATTTGCCGTCGATGGCACACCAGCGGATACGGTCATCCTGGGACTCAATATTTTCCGTTCCCAGGACCAGGCCGTGGACCTGGTCGTCTCCGGGATCAATCGGGGAGCCAATTTGGGGTTCGATGTCTTCTATTCCGGGACAGTCGCTGCGGCCATGGAGGCAGCTATGAGCGGAGTATCGGCCATGGCTGTTTCCCTGTCCCTCGAGGAGGCCGGTAACTATCACCTGGCGGCGGAAGTCACTCGGGAGATCTTCTACCGGTTTGAAGAAACCCTGATGGGACAAAAAAACCTGGTCCTGAATGTCAACATCCCGGATCGTTCATCGGGAGATGATCTAAAAAGTTGGGTAATCACCGAACTGGGAGACAGATTTTTCTTTACCCGGATTAAACAGAAACTAAAAGAAAACGGTATGCATGAGTTCATTTTCGAAGAGGAAAAACGGAAAGCATCCATTCAGAAAAATTCGGATTTCTGGGCGGTTTGGCACTCTCATGTCTCCATTACTCCACTGCGCCCGAGCCTGACCGACTACCTGATCAAGAACGACCTCCTGGCAGTCCTCTCCCGGAACGGATGATAGAGCCCACGCTGCGAGCTCGTATCCTCTTTCGGGGAATCGTCCAGGGTGTCGGGTTTCGATACTTTGTGTTGAAACGGGCTGCAGAGTTCTCGATCACGGGGTTGGCCCGGAACCTTCCAGGGAGTGAGGTGGAGGTGATTGCCGAGGGAGACCGCCAGGAAATCGAGCGATTTTTCGACGCGATCAGGGAGGGACCGGTGAGTGCTGTTGTCCGGGAAGCGAAAATTTTTTGGGAGCCGGCCAGCGGCGGATATCCCGATTTTCGGATCGGATACTGACCGGTGTTATCCTCCGGAAGGAGGGCGCGATAATGGATTTCGATACACCTTCGACCATGCGAAAGCGACTCGAGATGGTGGAGCGGCAGATCAAAAAGCGGGGTATTACTGACGAGCGTCTGATTAAAGCCTTTTTGCGGGTTCCCCGTCACCTGATGGTCGATACCAGCCGGCCCGAGGCCGCCTACCAGGACTCCCCGCTCCCAATTGGAGAAGGACAGACCATTTCCCAGCCCTATATCGTCGCTCTGATGACCACCCTCCTCGATCCCCAGCCGACGGACCGGGTGCTCGAAGTCGGGACCGGATCCGGATACCAGACCGCCATTCTCGCTGAATTGGCCGGTGAGATTATCAGCATCGAGCGGCTTGGTTCGCTGGCCCAAAAAAGCCGCGATCTGCTCTTTAACCTCGGTTATAGGAATGTGACCATTGTGACCGGTGACGGAAGTATGGGCTTCCCGGATAAAGCTCCCTTTGATGGTATTATCGTCACCGCGCATTCCCGGGTGATCTACCCTGCCTGGACCGCACAGCTGTGCCCAGGCGGGGGGGTGATCGTCCTGCCTTTGGGAGGAGCCCTCCAGCAAACTCTCGTGAAAGGGACCAAAGCCGGTGAAACCCTCTCCATTGCCGAGTACGGCGAAGTGGTGTTTGTCCCTCTGGTGGAGAATGAAACCAATGACTGATAGACAACTGGTAGCGTCGGACACTCTGTCCCCCTTATCCAGTTGCAGACACTTGGAGTGCCAGATCGCCAACGCCCTGGTGGTGTATCATAAGACCTGATCGGTTCCCAAAATCCGATCCGATACCTTGACCGGGAAGGTGCTGGGGCTCCGTCTTCAGGAAAAAGCCGTCAGGGAGCTAAATCATTCGGGGTCTCACCAGGCGATGTTTCCCGCTATCCAACCACCCGGGCGGTGAGGCACGGATACCCGCATACACAACGTAGGATGGGAGTCGACCATGCCGGAAATTATTCAGTGTCCGATCAATCTCAGCACCTCCGACCTTGGCCTGTTGCAAGAATTAGTCGGTCGCCTCAAAACGATACCCGGCCTCCTGGTGGCCGACGCTTCCGCCGATCCTGACCATAACCGATCGGTGATTTCTCTGCTTGGCGGACAAGAGTCATTGTGGCAGGCGGTAGAGGCTATCTTCGAAATGGCCGAGCGGACTATCGCTATCACCCGGCATGCAGGCGAACATCCGAGAATCGGGGCGATCGATGTGGTACCTTTTGTTCCCTGGAGGAGGGTGAGCATGGAACAGTGTATCGAATTGGCCCGCCGGATCGGTGAAGCACTTGCCGGGCGTTTTCAGGTTCCGGTCTACCTCTACGGTGAAGCGGCCTGGCTGGACTCTCGCCGGGACCTTTCTAATTTGCGTAAGGGAGGGTACGAGCGCTTGCGTGAAGAAATCGGAACGATACCGGAGCGCTTTCCCGATTTCGGGCCCCGGGAAACGCATCGCACACTTGGTGCCGTAGCAGTCGGTGCC
Encoded here:
- the surE gene encoding 5'/3'-nucleotidase SurE, translating into MKRKVLITNDDGYKSEGIRALVREFRDIADVLLVAPSEEKSCSSHSITPHQSIVAREIEVEGVQGFAVDGTPADTVILGLNIFRSQDQAVDLVVSGINRGANLGFDVFYSGTVAAAMEAAMSGVSAMAVSLSLEEAGNYHLAAEVTREIFYRFEETLMGQKNLVLNVNIPDRSSGDDLKSWVITELGDRFFFTRIKQKLKENGMHEFIFEEEKRKASIQKNSDFWAVWHSHVSITPLRPSLTDYLIKNDLLAVLSRNG
- a CDS encoding acylphosphatase, which codes for MIEPTLRARILFRGIVQGVGFRYFVLKRAAEFSITGLARNLPGSEVEVIAEGDRQEIERFFDAIREGPVSAVVREAKIFWEPASGGYPDFRIGY
- a CDS encoding protein-L-isoaspartate(D-aspartate) O-methyltransferase, yielding MDFDTPSTMRKRLEMVERQIKKRGITDERLIKAFLRVPRHLMVDTSRPEAAYQDSPLPIGEGQTISQPYIVALMTTLLDPQPTDRVLEVGTGSGYQTAILAELAGEIISIERLGSLAQKSRDLLFNLGYRNVTIVTGDGSMGFPDKAPFDGIIVTAHSRVIYPAWTAQLCPGGGVIVLPLGGALQQTLVKGTKAGETLSIAEYGEVVFVPLVENETND
- the ftcD gene encoding glutamate formimidoyltransferase, with translation MPEIIQCPINLSTSDLGLLQELVGRLKTIPGLLVADASADPDHNRSVISLLGGQESLWQAVEAIFEMAERTIAITRHAGEHPRIGAIDVVPFVPWRRVSMEQCIELARRIGEALAGRFQVPVYLYGEAAWLDSRRDLSNLRKGGYERLREEIGTIPERFPDFGPRETHRTLGAVAVGARGPLIAFNVNLKTDSIDIASRIARRLRGESGGLNAVKAIGIRLTHRGMTQVAMNMLDFRRSTLYQAYELIKLECRRFGVEVAGAEIVGLVPLEALVDLAGLVLGIPDLRMEQVLEYHFIDFS